Below is a genomic region from Cloeon dipterum chromosome 2, ieCloDipt1.1, whole genome shotgun sequence.
tacaagtaatgcaaattatgtcacaatattgacgaaaattttcttttcgcgcattttcacgtgaccgttttatCGCGCCATAcgccaccggacgccatatctgcgcttcgcacgaatctggcccccgctgggaaaatgcttgtttgccataggattcagttgaagccaaaattgacctaagaagtacttaaatttttgagaaaattggctacaAAGTTagaatgctttttaaatggtgaggactgtctccttacttgaaatcttattttattccacAACAAAAAGAGTTACTCTAAAAGATTATATACGCCTTTGGACAGATCtagacgagaggaatcgaaatctgccaagaaaatgtggtcaagcgctgtaaattttggataaaatttgaaaaatttgaattttcactgaaGCAAAAGGTCCAAATTCTTTATCGATCAACAACTGCTATTGCATCCAAAAatcctaattattttaaaattgttgccctgttTAAATATTCACCTTGCTTTTCTTCTCCTACAGACGGAAAAGCACGACAACTGCGTGTACGACTACCTGGAAGTACGCGACGGCCACTTTGAGAACGCGACGCTGCTGGGCAAAATCTGCGGTCACGAGACGCCCTCAGAGATGCTGTCCACCGGAAACAAGATGTGGATCAAGTTCGTCTCGGACTCGTCAATTCAAAAGGGTGGCTTTTCCGCCAGCTTCATGAAAGGTCCGTCTCGAGAGTTTTCCTCCactctatattttttttcttgagttTGCGAGAAGTGTGCTTGACGCGAGTTTTTCCGTCTGCAGAGTTCGACGAGTGCGCGTCGGCCAACGGCCACGATTGCGAGCAGGAATGCGTCAACACCCTCGGAAGCTACTACTGCGCCTGCAAAATAGGCTACGAGCTGCACTCGGACGGCAAGCACTGCATCGGTATGATGAATTGATGCACTACTTTGTGCCAGACTCTTTTATTTCGCATTGTTTGCAGACGCGTGCGGAGGCCTGTACGCCGTGGCCAACGGGACAATTACCAGCCCCAGTTTTCCGGCCTTTTATCCCGGCAACAAGCACTGCTTGTGGGAAATTCACGCACCAACGCAATATAAAATTACCCTCAACTTCACCTTCTTTGACCTGGAAGGAAACAACGTGAGTATATATGGAGCGAATTGGGGCGAACTGCTCGCCGCATGTGGGACACGTGTATTATTTCTTTGCAAAACTGTGTCACTGCAGGtggataaaaatgattttttttgtttgcaaactgATGCTATAGACGCCATTGTTacatttgcattatttatcattgtaaaaacaaaaattgaatttgaataagtAGTAAGACAAGGACAAGCTCTCGTAAACTCTCagctgatattaaaaaatgttataattgaaaaaacaacATCCAGTTTTCTCTCTTCAgaattatattcatttttattacatcaAAATGCaaaggttaattaatttttataagaaagCTCATTCATTCTAGCTCTATAAtctttttcactttaattaaatgatgcacatatatttgattttatatggtttttataataaaaaaatgttttttttagtacgaattttctgctttatcgttttattaaaaaaactgaaaactaTATTGGGATAAATGGGATAAAATGAGCCAAGTTTTCTATTTCTACGTTCTTTATTAAACATTGAGAGTAATATGGATACAAATAAGATGCGCTAAAAATTGCTTACCATATATATATCtatgattttttgtatttcagcAAAGATTTCAGCGtcacaaattgaattttttcaattattcatcgAGAATTTCAAATGTCTTGAACTCTACATTAATTCAATGACTCTGTCTAATGTGGATTTTGATCGTTTTTAGCATGACTGTGAATACGACAACGTTGAAGTGCAGAGCATTCACTTGTACAACGTGGCCAGGACCCACGGTGTTTACTGCGGCTCGTCTTTGCCTGAAATGATCACTTCCGAGACAAATAAAATGCGCATTGAATTCTCAACCGATAACTCGGTGCAGAAGACGGGTTTCGCGGCAGTTTTCTTCACAGGTAATTAATTTCcgcaattcattttttactcataCACTGAATCTAtgattctaatttaattttttcatttatatatccgaaaaattgacgttttaattattatcttcTTATAAAAATCAGTTATTTCACAAggaaaactcaattttaatctttagaCATCGATGAGTGCACGGAGCAAAACGGCGGGTGTCAGCACGAGTGCAAAAACACAGTGGGCTCATACGAGTGCAGCTGCTACAACGGCTTTACGTTGCATGAGGACATGCACAGCTGTAAGGAAGGCGGCTGCAAACACGAGATTGACGCTCCCAGCGGCAACATCCACAGTCCAAACTACCCTGAGTACTACCCTAATAAGAAGGACTGCGTGTGGAAATTCTCCACCACACCTGGGCACAGAATCAAGCTGgtaatgaaaatgaataaatgaattgacgatttaaaattattgccttacacacaaaactattttatttactttaaatcgTTGGTTTGTTCTGtatcaaaagtaaatattgaaaacaaaataaataatttttaagcaattgCATTCTGGTTTAAACACTGTTTtgttatcatattttttatactcgaattttagtaaaataaaaaattatcattttatatttaactcacaggagataaaaaaatctacaaaatgGATACACACTTAGAACGCTAAGTAGCTTTaatctaaatataatttttttgttaacaaaTTGTGAAAATCCTATTAAATATGATTCTTCTTGTAGGTCTTCAAAGAATTCGAGTTGGAGTCGCACCAAGAGTGTACCTACGACAACATCGCCTTCTACGACGGCCCTGGCGAAGACTCCCTCTCCCTTGGTCGGTTCTGCGGCTCCAAACTACCGCACCCCATCGTAGCCAGCACAAATGAACTCTACATGGTGTTCAAATCGGACGCCTCTGTCCAGAGAAAGGGATTCTTGGCTGAGCACTCCACTGgtcagtttcaaatttttttattattcttttttacttgttattttcattttgaattttaatttcagtgtGTGGAGGAATTTTAACGGCGTCGAGCCAAGTACAGCACCTGTACTCGCACACCAAGTACGGCGACCAGGACTACGACAACGCGGCCGACTGCGAGTGGACCGTCCTTGCGCCCTCGGGACACGTAGTCCTCCTCAAATTCATCACTTTCCAGCTGGAGGCCGAGAACGAGTGCACCTACGACTGGGTGCAGGTCCTTATTGGAGAAGATATGAGCCCTCTCACCGATAAACTATGCGGGGACCAAGTaagaaatcataaattatgaaaaatagttAAACTGGAACAGAACtggtccaaattaaaatattttcaatcagtGAAACAGGTCATAGAATgatacagaaaataaaaaagaattggatgcaattatttaaacttatATACGCTTTATTTCTTGACTAATTTGGTCATTATAATTAATACCAAACTAaaagaaatagttttattttccaaatgtaaagcaaaaatattattaagaaCAATAttagctattttattttcttgagttCCTCattcctgatttaattttttgtattaaatccACCAAAAATGTTCTCCATcatgatattttattcatttgacgatctggaaatgaatttaaaaattctttatgTATTTCAGAAACCTCCCGACACGTACTCGATGGGCGAGGAGCTGATTCTGCGCTTCAGGACTGACGACTCGATGGTGTCCAAGGGTTTCTCCGCCTCGTACCAAGCCGTCCGCGATAGCTTCATCGACTGAGCACTTCTTACATTCATTTCCGACTCTCACGACGTGGACGTGCAAAAGTCTCGAATGCAACAAGAACGCTAGCTATTCCGTCGTCGCGGGGCAGAAAACGCGAAAAGACTTTTTCTGTATTCGATGCCAGTTGCGAAATAGTTGTGTTATCAAAAcactattaataattattgtaaacgAAGAGGGAGGGTGTCGGAGAGCGCCAAAACTACTTAAAAGTTTATTCGAGCCCTTTTTCTGTGCGCTGTGTGCAAGAGTGATTGCGACTGCTGCAATTTTTGGCCCGCGGAATATGAGaatttttgtgtgtaaaaaGTCAGTCTTTCTCTCAATATATCTGGCGCACAATCATTTCCTTCCGcctttgaagaaaaatgcatCGTCAGGCAAAAAGTGAGTTCACCACGGCGTCTGATGGATCTTTTGTTTCTTGCGTTCCAGCTGTGTCGCCTTTTCACAAGATGTATGACTAATTTGAACGTTTGTAATTATTTGGACTTGCAGAGTGGAATTGGCGAAGGTAGAATCGGAACTATTAATTGCTAAGCTTGGgaatttcagtatttttttttaatttctaccaaaaaggcaattaatttttcgttgaCACTAAAATACTTTGGAACaagctttaaaattgtttacaaatttttaatattccttttGGCTGCTGGTTTAATCTCATAATTTAggtctcaaataaatttattaatacttTTCATAATTAGTTTGAGATTCTCAAGTGTACCGATTTCACATGCGAATGTTCGCTACTTGGCAATTATTTctatattgcattttttttctcaacgaCGATGAATGTGTTCACGTATTTAAACGGTTTAAAGTCGACATTTTCAGTGCCATTACGGGAGAGGTAGAACTCTCTTCAACTGTGTTTGTATATCCGTATAGTGGTACCAAAAATTCGAGTACGCCGTATAATAGGCTTGTGTGTAGGATGGGAATTAACAATTCTTCCTTTTGTACTGATACACATTCGATTGATTGCTACACGGAATAACAATGTACGCCAGCTCAGGCATTGATACGTTagattgaattgaaataaatacaactTCTCATgtgttgtaaataaaattcgtcTTTTTGTTTAACACTCGACGCTGgttctaatttatttacaccCTAACtagattttagatttttcattgaaaacaCGCAAGAGCgcaaatatcaattaaatttattattttcattaaaaaatatgataattttcctctgtgaaattaatgaaatcgaAACATTCCATGTTTACAATcacccaaataaataaataaatgggatttttaattaatctcaatGAAAATTAGCACTGATAGAAATAGATCTCGTGTTtctcaatgttttttttttctatcagacgtttatttttagtgaaaaCAACTACAGTGTGTGCTTTTAGGACTTTGAATAATCGCATTTTGAAGAAAGAGTGACTGTAGACAGCGGAGACTTTCATCAGCGAGCACAACGTGGTCCACGAGCAACCCCTAGAGACACATCATGTGGTGTGTGCTGACCGCTTTGGCCGTGCAGATGTCCGACACGTTGAGACGGAATAGGAAGAGATTACGATGAACGCAAAGAAGCTAATTCTAACAGTGGAGCATTGAAAGACGGTGCTGCCGCTGAGGGATTGCAATGCAAATCGGCGGTTCAGAGAGCAGGCAACGCGCGAGTTGCATAGTAGTCGAGTCGGCGGTGTCTGTCGTTAGCGAGCGCACAACGTGGTCCACAAGACACCCACCCAGTTCTCCAGACATGGGTCTGTACAGCAGAGGAGATAGCATGAGGTCTGTGCTGACCACTTTGGCCCTGCTGGCCGTGCAGGTGGCCGCCGCGTCGAGCGACTATTCTGTCTATTCCACGGAGCAGACCATTTGTATGGACAACGACTTCGAATCGTACagtaaatctatttttttaaatcatctctATATAaggaagtttaaaattttcatcaaatttccaAAGTTGAGggagagtaaataatttcactaaaatatataaattaaatatcagcAACTTGAAGAGATTGAAATAtcgatgaaatgaaaaaataacaccTATTGCCAATATAGTTTTG
It encodes:
- the tok gene encoding protein tolkin, whose amino-acid sequence is MRLVLAALAALAVQAAAELSVQQALALVNTGHRISEDIDIDPCKKKRRDEDIALPNVQQDMQLALQREWDRQHTIPVHPLSHNQHHPHKQHQHNPSNHTEGNKRRKHRNKSKRRHKGRHRSEKKSVQKRAATARKDRIWEDGVIPYDIDTNFSGSHKALFKMAMRHWENMTCIKFVERNPSDHPNYILFTERPCGCCSFVGRRGNGVQAISIGKNCDKFGIVVHELGHVVGFWHEHTRPDRDNHVAIVRENIHAGQEYNFNKLTSEEVNSLGLSYDYDSIMHYSRNTFSKGSYLDTILPFEQLASKKRPEIGQRIKLSDGDIAQTNLLYKCPKCGRTLQDSSGSIQSPQFGTLEPSDLPEKCEWRITATHGERIVLNITEIDVPESDDCTRDFIEIRDGYWHKSPLIGKYCGSQPHPTTIKSSGSRMLVTYRTSGRLGGQGFQAYYEAVCGGDFEMDKGHLESPNYPDDYPARKECVWRITVEENYQVALKFQSFETEKHDNCVYDYLEVRDGHFENATLLGKICGHETPSEMLSTGNKMWIKFVSDSSIQKGGFSASFMKEFDECASANGHDCEQECVNTLGSYYCACKIGYELHSDGKHCIDACGGLYAVANGTITSPSFPAFYPGNKHCLWEIHAPTQYKITLNFTFFDLEGNNHDCEYDNVEVQSIHLYNVARTHGVYCGSSLPEMITSETNKMRIEFSTDNSVQKTGFAAVFFTDIDECTEQNGGCQHECKNTVGSYECSCYNGFTLHEDMHSCKEGGCKHEIDAPSGNIHSPNYPEYYPNKKDCVWKFSTTPGHRIKLVFKEFELESHQECTYDNIAFYDGPGEDSLSLGRFCGSKLPHPIVASTNELYMVFKSDASVQRKGFLAEHSTVCGGILTASSQVQHLYSHTKYGDQDYDNAADCEWTVLAPSGHVVLLKFITFQLEAENECTYDWVQVLIGEDMSPLTDKLCGDQKPPDTYSMGEELILRFRTDDSMVSKGFSASYQAVRDSFID